The Lonchura striata isolate bLonStr1 chromosome 5, bLonStr1.mat, whole genome shotgun sequence genome window below encodes:
- the TMEM213 gene encoding transmembrane protein 213 → MKHFCCEPWAALAVLCLAAALWDSCSAAAEDTSNVSTTDYEPPCLNVNFCRQAAACCPSGMDDYGWIAAAVGWSLWFLTLILLCMDKILKLRPDEPKYLVA, encoded by the exons ATGAAGCACTTCTGCTgtgagccctgggcagccctcgCTGTGCTTTGCCTCGCCGCTGCCCTCTGGGATTCCTGCTCAGCAG CAGCTGAAGACACCTCCAATGTTTCAACAACTGACTATGAACCACCATGTCTTA ATGTGAACTTCTGCAGGCAAGCGGCCGCGTGCTGTCCTTCGGGCATGGATGACTACGGGTGGATCGCAGCGGCTGTCGGCTGGAGCCTCTGGTTTCTGACCCTCATCCTGCTCTGCATGGACAAGATCCTGAAACTCCGGCCTGATGAACCCAAATACTTGGTGGCCTGA